Genomic segment of Chelonoidis abingdonii isolate Lonesome George chromosome 5, CheloAbing_2.0, whole genome shotgun sequence:
AGGCTGTCTTTGCATGAGGCTAGTTAGGTTCTGCTACCGAAGGCCTCGTTAAAGAAAGATGATGGCAGATTTCATTGCATTCCACATGTTGATTATTGAAGAAATAATAAattcctttctccccaaagttggTGGAGTGTGAGACATCTTTCCCATTAAGAGAATGAATTTGGGGGTCTGTGAGGTAGATGAGGCCTTTTCCATTACCAGTCACCCAACCTGTAGAATAAAAAATACATCTGATATAAAATGACATACAATAGTCCCTTCACTTCATTGTGTTCTGTAATTAAGCCCCACACACCCAAAGTCTGATCAGTTTTACAGAGGTGGAATTctgctgacatcagtggagttactcctgatttagcCCAGGGTAAGCAAGAGCGGAATCAGGCTCTTAACATCGGTACTGATATGCAGGTAAGAAAACAATCACAAGATGACATCAGGTCCCAATAGCATCTTGGTTTTGGCTTTACTCTGTTAAGGAAGGAGGGTACTTGACTCAACAATTTTCAAGGTCAGGTCCTCAGCTCTAACCAAGGAGAGCCTGTGAAGCTAAAGAGGGGGTCTATGCACAAAGGTAGCTTTCAGCCATTTGGGGGCTTGCCACTCACAGGGAAGGAGAAGGGTGGCATGGGAACTGCTACACTGTCTCGGTGTCATCTGAGGAGCCCCCTTTGCAGAGAAGCCCCTCAGGGGCCCATTTCTCTTCACTTTAGTTTAACTTTCACATGGGTGAAGTAACATAAGGTTGCATCACATTAGGATCTGGCCCAGGAACATGATCACAGTTTCTCTCACATCAAGAAGAGAGAGGGGTTCTCCTTGAGCCGCCAGGTGTCATTTATTTCACATGCCAAAAATTATGGCCTGTTTTCTTACGCAACGTGAGTCTGAGTCCTCTCTATGCCTCCCCTTGCCTTAGTGACATTgtaaatggttttgttttctgtagaGCATGCACTGCTGGAAAATGGGAAGGACACACAACAAACAGAACCAGTCGTCATACACACCTTGCAAATCGACAACCACATCTGTGCCATGGGAAAACTCATAGGAGAAATGGCCAAAGGCCAAGCCATACTCTGTGGCTTTGTACTCTGTCTTTACTACTTTTGTATTATTAGATAGTTTCACAAATTCTCCCAGAATATAGGGCTCCACGCTCACACATCCTTTTATAGATTTGCCTTCTAatatctgaaagaaaacaaaatgttaaaggGTTAAAATAATCCCAGTTGAGATGAGAAGTCCCATAGCTCAGCTATCTGAATTCTTATTTGCATTATTACTTTTCCCCACTGCACTAAACGGAAACTAGATGTAAAGAGTTCCCACACCGTGCCACCCATTTGTTTGTTCCCATCACAACACATCTGGAAGCAGAGCTCTCATCTAGCTAGAGAGAAGGAAGTGTCAGCACTGGAAATGTCAATTCAGCTTGGTGAGACCAGACACGGTGATCAACAAGTTCTATAGGTATCTTGCTTgtaaagcaaatgaaaaatatattgcaaGGAAGTCAGTATAAAAAGTGGGCTAAGGAGCTGAGAAGATGGTAGACCAGCAGCTGTTCATCTTTTGCATTGGCTGTGGTTGGTTTATGTAGTTATATCTATATATTCAAGAGCTTGAATGTCTTAGTGCTAAAACTGCATTAGGACTTGCTAACCAGTGCTCCAGTGCAAAGCAGCACCAACGACAGCATGATtagcaaaagcagcaaagcaaaGCTCTTTCATCCAAGGTCATTTGCATATTGCATTATAGTGTATACGTGAACAACAGAGCAGTAATTTATATTCCACACATGCAAGGACAAACAAATAGGACATTGATACTGTATATAATGGTCTACTTGGCTATTTGTATTTGAAATGCAAAAGCCTAATAGAATGTAGTTAAATATATAAACTAGATTtataaaagagagagggaaagatggTGGCTAATGCTCTGGCCTGGTGCGCCACTCAGGTGATGCAAGAGGGCCAGAAAGCCACTGTCTCAGAGTAGCTGCAGATTTCCCTGGAACAGAGGACTCTCCACATGGCATGTAGCCAGCTATGTTGGCTCTACGTCATTCCCTCCCATCCCATTTGGTATGAACGGTGTGTTGGGGGCAAGTCTGGATGTGCTGCAATCTGATGATCCCCATCCGCTCCTtgggtgccattaaaaatcagtgcAAATTAGTGTAACTCTCAGGCTGCACTGAATGGGGACTAGCTGGACACAAGGATCTGGTCCATATTATTTTAACCATTATTTCCTGCACCATCGTTATTATTAATaactattattattgttttaaacgTTTTTTAATGATCAAATGAAAAAACAAGTTCCGGCCCCAAGGAATTGACAATCTAAGGGCCACACACTGCTTGCCTGGCTCATCTGAGTAGCAAGGGCACTGGAACCTTTGTAGAAGTGGGTGGGCCAAGGACAAAGTGGCAGAGGAATTAAAATACAACTTAAATATCCAGCAGAGTACAACCGTAACATAAATaaccagaatacaaaatgtatccACATTATAATATTTAAGGTTTAATGTTAGTACAAACAAGCAGACAACTTTAGTTCTAAACATGGGGactgcattttttccccacagcgcatgtttcttttgttaaaaagcgCAGGGCATGGCCCTTTTataagtgggagggccatggctccgtctctccccccaccccattctggcaccagtgctgagcagtcccacttaaatcaatgggctAATTTAAGTGAATAAATTGAGCAGAATTGTACCCTAATTCTAGTATTTCTGAGAGCACCATTATAACTATAGGCTAAATTTTAAAGAAGCATGCTAACGGTGCAGCTACTAAAACAGCATGTGCACCTGCAGGCAAATAGGAGCCCTCATATTTCTGTGCACAAACTGGTTAGGTGCTAACACAAGTTGGGCAACTCTACCTGCCAGCTGGCTAACTGAGCCCTTTCCTGCCCAAGGTACACATGTAAAGGTATGGGTTTGGTAAGCCTGGTAGGATGTAGATACTTTTACAGGTGCACCTATTGTACCCTCTGGTGGCAATCTCTGCTTGTATGTTAGAtgttttttcatctttaaataaTCAACTTTGTTTACCAGGTAATGGCATTTACCTCTTAGGGGATCTCTATCCACCATTTCGGAGTGAGAATGAGCGAACCTCCCTTTGTCGACAGACTTGGTCTAGCAAGAccaagctggatatgagtcagcagtgtgcccttgttgccaagaaggccaatgggatattgggctgtattagtaggagcattgccagctgatcgagggaagtgattgttTCCCTCTATttagcactagtgaggccacacctggagtattgcgtccagttttggtccccccactacagaagggatgtggacaaattggagagagtccagcagagggcaaagaaaatgacgagggggctggggcacatgacttatgaggagaggctgagggaactggggttatttagtctgcagaagagaagagtgaggggagatttgatagcagacttcaactacctgaaagggggttccaaagaggctggatctaggttgttctcagtggtagcagatgaaagaacaagaagcaatggtctcaagttgcagtggggaggtcaaAGATAGAAataaggaaaaactatttcactaggagggtggtgaagcactggaatgggttacctagggaggtggtggaatctccttccttagaggtttttcaggcctggcttgacaaagttcttgctgggatgatttacttggtgttggtcctgctttgactatATGACTTCTGAGGTCTTTTCCAaacctaatattctgtgattctaaggcTCAGACTGGTgttctaaaaacagctgtgtagacagtgctttgacgTTACGGCTTGAGCTCAGACTCTGAAACCTATGGAGAGGCTATTTATCCTTAGCCACGAGGCTCACTCCCgcttgctccaaaatgctgtgtttaCATATCCACTGTGTATGGGACACAAGTGGTTTAATACAAACATTATTGTTCTCCAGAGATCTTGTAACTTTCCTCATTTTATCCCCATTATTCTACAGGAGAAACATTCTCTGATCATTTCCTGCTGGCTTCTGTAAATTCCCTGCTTCAGTTGATTTCAGTTCAGGACTTCTTACCAGGAGTATTGCAGAGGGGATGTAAAAGATTTGTGTAGGGATCTTTTGCTCATACAGCCTTTTGTTGAATTCTGTCACGTAGTACTGGGCAGTCATTTGTCGCTCCACATCAATGAAATGGTTAAGAAGCCCCTTTTCTTCTTTATACTCTTTCCCAACATACCTATatggtaaaaaacaaacacacagactAGCCAATTCCTCAGGCAGATAGCAGTAAGGGAAATCCTCATTGGGATGCAAATCATCATCACAAATCCACTTTGTTCTTCAAGGGCAAAGCTATTTATTGGTAACTTATTTACAATGACAAcaagtgaaatctggtcttgtacCTCTTGATGGAATAAGAGAAGTTAGCTCTGAAAGATCTTAGTCTTAGGGTGAGAATTTCAAAAGCGTGTAAATGAATTAGACATCTGGGGAATAGGCATCTAATAACCCATACATCACATTTATTCATGGTCCAAAATCCACATTTCCCTCTCCCAAGCAGCAAGCACTGCCTCTAGGTGCTGAGGCCTAGGTGAATTGAGCTGGTGGACTTATTCCAGTTCTTAGGGGCAGAGGTGTCCATTTCTCAAAGCCACTACACAGAATAAAATGTTATCCATCTCTCAGACATGCTACGTTCTGCACGCCTACCTCTCTCCTTATTCTCTTGAGAACAAGACAgctaggcccagatttttaaagccatttagATGTTGCTgcgctcagcattgcaatgcctaactgatttaggagcataatcttactttcaaaagtgatttagacatttaggagccaaaatctcTGACTgcaaatgggatttaggctcccaCGTgtctaaatcatttttgaaaaaaatcagacttaggcattgcaacactgagcagagcaaggcctaaatactttaaaaaatctggacTGTAGTGCACAAGGAGTTTCAGATCTCTACTTCAGGCAGAAGTCAATACTGGTAGTTAATATTGTGCCCATGAGCAACCTCTACTCACATTTGTATTAAAACACAACAATATTGCATGCTCTACTGTGTGCCTGGTTTACATACAAGCTTGCACTGAAATCACTAAATTGGTTTTAATTTGACTATTTTCCTCTTTTATGCAAATCTGTGTGTGGATACTCTCATTTCAGATTAAGATTGTTGTATCTGGAAtatatttaaatcagaaataGGAAAGCCTTAATCCACAAGGAGAGAATCTGAAACAACAAAAGGTATGAAATAAAATCCATTTACTGACTCCTGTGCAGGTTTGCGCATAGCCAAGTCCAAGGGCATAATAGGAAAATGGACAGTAAATGAAATACAGTGTCAGATAACACAGAAAACAGTAATGAAACAATTggttctttttaaatacctgtcCCTATGGAAAGGCCGTAACTTCAGAATCAAACTgggtaacaagaatatccagagttataatagtaAGGATCAAATAGCCAGGAGCTTTGGAAGGGCTATAAAACCCTTTTGCTTCAGGATATTTGCCAGCTCTTAACTAATggagattaggaagaaactttccctgggagCAGGTTATCTCATAACGTCCCTATAAcagtggggtttcttgcacctttttctgaagcacctggcactgttagagacaggacactggactagctggatcttgggtctgatccagtatggcaattgcTATGTTCCTATGTGTGCAGAATTAGCCCTGATTAAAATTTCACTTCAGCAATTTGTGCTTGATCAATACCTTCCCAAAGTTTCTTCTTGATGCAAAAAGTGTATCCAAAATGCATTCCTTTGTTTGCCTTCCTTCGCCACGCTCAGGTAGTCTCCAATATACACAGCTGTTTCCTGGCCTGTCCACAGCCCAGATTTCTTAGAGTATTTCAGAAGAAGAGCAGCTACCAAAAGAAAACCCCCACAAATGAAACCGACAGCTTCTTTAGCAAGGTTGTTCCATACCAGTAACCAAAGATGAAACCTAAGAGCTACCAGTTTTTTCTGTTGGGATTGATGTCCATGCCCAGACAAAGTTTCAAAGCTCTGCTATCTTGTCACACTCAACTATTACAGTGCAGTATTGAAACAGCATCTTTTGAAGAAGCTCATCTGTAAGTGGAAATGTATCAGATAGCTAGGTAAAATGCATTGCTTTGGCAGGAAACACTGTAGGGCTACTTTGGGGTAGCAGAGCTTTCCTGCACCTGTCTTGTACACTAATAAAAGTTTAAATGATAAGGGCATCCTGCAGAAAAACTAACAGCGAGTAGAGAACACAAAATATCTATAGGAAGAATCAAATGCATTTTACTCCTGCTCTGTAATGCCCCTGCTATGAGCCAGTCACAAGCCTCTAGCACATATATAAACTTGAATACCACTAAATTGTGTGGCACTGGACATTTATACTGATAAGACTATCTAGACTTAGACGAGTTAATGCTAACACaaatttggaagggatataaaaccttCAGGGTTAAAACCGATCTACTGCTAGGCTTAGGAGGAGACCTTCATGTggaggcagattatcccacatttgcccactgcagggttcttacaccttcctctgaagcagctggggcCGGCACTGTCAGAGAGTGAATACTGTACTAGATAGACCATGGCACTTAGGGCTGGGCAGGAAATGATTCTTtaagaattttcaagatttcaaataaTTTTCCCGTCACAAATTGAAATAAACAACTTTCACAAACtgaacttctgaatttttttttttttcagatcaggtcaatcaaaatgtttcatcaaAACCTACCCTCTTCAGATTAGAGCCACATCCGCGTCAGTTGTGCTTGTTTATTAACTTTGTGAGGTAGCAGACAGAGCGTCTAGACTCACAGATTGAGAACAGAGTTTTAttgaaattaacaaaatataaaactcACAAGGACCTtaagacaatttaaaaataattgagagATTTTGGCAGCAGGTGCAGTCTGACTTCGTTTGGTTAACGGATGAAAGGAAAAAACTGGATGTGATATTAAGCAAAATAGCAAACTAAGCCACAATGTTGTTCCGCCCTGGCTTggttcttttttcatttaaatctaaatattttgaaaaatgaagaggGCCTAAAAATATCCAGACCCTTGAGATCTGTATGGTCCTAGTAAGTAGTACAGACCTGATTCTGCAGCCTTTACTCATACATAGTTTCATAGATGTTTAAGATCAGAAAGGACCAGTCCCTACTCTCCTCTAAATTATTGGCATAAGACAAAATGAGAATCAAACATGTGACCCTCAGTTTACAAGGGCAATGCTCTAACCTCTGAATTATATGGCCAATGCACAAACACATATGAATAAGAATTGCAAGATCAGACCCTAGATTTCTATCTGCTGCTTCTATCTATCTTTGAGGGGTTTATACCTTGTTCATCATCATAGTAAGAGTGCTGGCCTGCATGTAGTACAAAATCCTTCAAAGGTTAGCTCTTACCTCCGTATAGCTATGTTTGGGACCACGATGGCacagaacatacacacacagaggagatGTTACTTACAGTACGCTTTGTGGAGTTGTCTAGCCTTAAATATTCCAGTAGTCTCCAGTCTCTGCACTAGCCAGCTATGCTTAACACCTGACAAGAGCTTCTCATAATCAGCATCCTCTAGAAAGCGAGCTTTTAGGATTTGTTCTTTGGTTCTCCCAGGCACAAAGACAAGAGAGCTCCCACTGGAGTTCAGAAAAGATGGACTCTTTAGTTCAGAGAAACTGCTGGACAACTGAGCTGATTTGTACCATGATTTCAGAGAGGAGCTTGAGTTGTGGGTGCTGTTCGGAATGTTCCTGTACTTTTCCGCTTCATCTTCCTCTGTGGTAGCACAGTCATTGAAGTCGTCAGCTTCTGGCTTCTTCCTCCCTGATGGTGAAACTCTGATCTCAACCCTGTGGCTAAGTTGAGGCCTTGGAGCATTCATGGCAGGAGAGTTGTTTACTGAGCTCCTGCTATTGCTGAAAGCAAACTCCCATTCATCTTCTGTATCTGCCTGGGTGTCGACTTCAGGCATTTCAAAAGACTCATTTCCAGCCATTTCAGCAGAAGATTTACTAATCCAGTTAAATACAAAGGAATCACTTGCTATTTTTGGCTTGTTGCTTACAGATGTAGTAGTTGCTACCTTACCTATAGGTACATGAGGCTCAACTGACAGATCCTCTGTATTGTCTACAGTATCTCCTTCTGGGTCAATCCACACATAATTATTTCTAGATAATGGCTCTGTGACTTTTTTATACCTTTCAGCATCTATTATTTCAGCATTTCCTTCCACTATACTGTGCTGAGGAGGACTGTGAATAACATTGAAGTCTCTATTGCTGTCCTTAGTTCTGGACTCAATCATTTCAAAGGATTCTAATTCTGCCAGGGAAGAGGAAATCTTCTCTCTCCTGGGTCTGTTGGGACCAGAACAATGGGCATCCTTTAACTCCATGAAGGAAATAGCATTGTTCCTGAAGTCTATACTATTGGCATCCCCTGCATTCTGTTCTGAGGCATCCCTTTCAGGTTCTGTCCCCTGCAAGAGCCCTTCCCTGGAAGCTGAGGATGCATCTACTAATCTATTAGCAAAGAGCATATTATTCTTTAATGAATGCCGAGAAGGACCTGAACAGCCACTCTGTGACTCCTGAAGAGAGAGATGATGAGTTTGGAAGGACAATGAGTGCAGGCTGCCAGCTTGAACATTTTCCTCAGTAGATTCGGTTGAGGCTGTGCAACACTGCTCATCCACTGAGCCCTCTTCCCTTGGTTGCCAATCTCTGGGCATCTTATTGCTAGCATTACAGTCTAGCTCCTCCCAGCTAGCAGAGGAACTTGATTTTGACAACTTGCTCCAAGACTTCAAAGAACTAGTGGTTTGACTCCTGCTTTGCAAACTGCTGAAAATGCCATCTTCATCATTGGTAACTTTGTCTGATGTCTTTctctccatttcttcttcaaggGAGACGTTCATTACATTAGAACTAATCCATCTCCTTTGGCCACTGAGTCTCTCACGGCTTCTTCTTGAGTTTTGTGAATCAGAGATTTTGGCACTGTACTTGCCACAGTGTAATTTTTCTTCGGTGGTACACATGGTGTCTacatttttagtttcagtttttaaGGCAGTGATGCAAGCTCCCATTTTGGCTTCTCTGTGCCTGGTTTCCTGGCTCCTGCAAGTACTTTCAAACACTTCACTTACTGACCTATGGTGCTGCGAATGCATTTCAAGGATTTTCTCAAAATTCACCTCACCACACAAGATAGGCTTTTCCACTCCACCTTTGTAACTATCAGGAACATAAGACCTGGCATCTGAATTAGGGAAGCTTTGTACTTCTAAATGCCCCTTGACAGACATGATCAAAGACATGATCTCTTTGGCAAGTGTTTCTTTGTCTTGATCCTCTGTAAAAGGTGAAGTGCTGTAAGAGTACAGTTTCTCCATGGCTTCACTACATAGCTGTCTCACCTCACAGAGTTTCTTGCTCTCCCCGTAGAGTTGCCGATGAACTGTTGTAAGGCAGAAAGCTGCTTTAATAAAACTATGAAGCTCCTGCCTGCTAGTGACAGGGTCATTTTCTTTCTTGGTGAGAAGACCAATTTCAAAGGATTCCTTAGCTTCAGACAAATAGAACTCTCTTTTCTCTGGAGGACATTCTGTGGAGTAACTATAGGACAATAAGCATGTGCCACGGAtattctgaaaaggaaaaaggatGAGAAGTCAATGAATTAGAAATCTGGAATTCTGttccaaataaaaagaaaaaagtgctaTTTCTTCATGCATTTCAAGGCACAGATACCAGCTCTTACAGCTTGTTTCTGCATTTCTAGGAAATGAGGTAAGGATTGTCTCATCTCTTTGATTATGCTGCTTTATTCTAAATTTGCTTAGAGTTGCAGGAGGGTGAGGTATTAACTAGCAAAGCATCATCACTCTGGGGGATCTATCTCACCACCTGTCTTTCTCTCTCCGTAGTTTTAGATAGGAGTTCTGGGAGGGGTGCACCATCCTACCCAAGTCCCAGATGTGAACTGAAATCATACTCACCACCGCTGTGAGCACAAAAAGCGGGGTGTACTGGCTGAAGGCTGCTGCCAGCTTGCAGGCTTCAGCAGCTGACAGTAAGCGATGGTCAAACTCTTGGAGAAGGCTCTGTTAAAATAGCAAGATAAAAATTCCTTTATACACTACGTCATCTTTGTAATGTCACATTCTTGGTGGTGGAAAAAGGCAAGTAACAGTTatagggtatgtcaacactgcaatgtAAGTCCAAGGTTAGTAGATCTTGAGTTAGCAGAGCCTGGATTTGTTAACACAGAGCTTGAGTCTCTACACTCATTTATAACCCTAGGTCAGGAATTGTagaaccctgggtcccaacctgaggccggagcatctacactgcattgtgctagcctgagtccaaccacccatatcccagatttcctagcaccctcccaaaatgtggccgcTCCAGCCTTTTATTCCTGTTGCAGTGTggaaaaacttgactgtccagacgACAAAGAAAGTCAGCTCATGGGATacttttgccactgatttcaatgaagatcagGACTCAGTCAGGACAGAGCATGGACCTTAGAATTTGATTAGCTGAATCCACTGGATTTTGCAGATGCTCTACACCTCTCAGGTTTTGAGTCCATAAAAGGCTTTTACTATAATGAGTCTTGGGCTACTGCCGGAGCAAGATACTAGATCATCTACACCAATGGTGTGATCTGTACCAATTCCGGTGTCCCAGAGACTCTCCCCATTCACCCTTCCCATCACATTGGAAGTTTTAACATGCATCTAATTTTGGTCTTAACAATGTTCACAGTGTTAATTCAATTTGTCCTGGAGGGAAATGACACCCACTTTGTGTTTAGGTGAGATAACAAACTCTTTGGCTGACGTTGTGGAGCTTCCCCAAGCACTCAGTGCAAGGACAAGAGTAGGAAGTTTGGTTGCACTTGGTGCAACTAAATAAGGATCAGCAAGAGACTGTTAATACACGAATATTTACCAGGTCAACTTGAGAgttgtttttaaaactattataATCTTTCTCACTCATGGAAACAAAGATGTCAGCCAAAATACCCAGTGATGTAGCAattccctggaaaaaaaaaaaaagtgttttttccattttattttctatttttgctgGTGCTGTGCAAGACACAAAGATAAAGACAGTGCCTTGCCATCTACAAGACACACAGAGAAGAGAGGACACGTGGAAATCTAGAGCAGGAAACAAGTTAGCTGGATTTTGTTTCTTGGATTATTATAAATGTGTAGGCATTGAGGAAAGAATTAGGGCTGGTGTAAGTCTGTATGGCTCCACTAAACTGAATCCATTTACACCAACTACAGATTTAGCTCTGTATTTTAGGAGGGATGAATGAGGATTGGAATTTTGTTACATTCTTCCTTCCTATTTCCTCCAACCTGCAGCTTTTAAGGTGTGACAAATACAGCACAGCATCATGTGATATAAGAATATCTTCAGATTAAATGCTACATTAAATCCTGACTAAACAGATTTTGGAAAACAGGTTCTTAATCTATTTAGGCTCAGTTTTAACACTCTACTACCTTTTTCTGCACACCAATAATTTAGAACTGATCAGTATCTCTCAAACTCTTTGTGAGGCACGAGGTAAAATTGTCTAGACAAGCACCACATCAAATGCAATCAACATACAGTTCTTCTGATAGAGCACCAAGGCACTGATGAGGTAATGTTGCCCTGAACTATTTTATGAAGCACTTAAAAAGGCAGATGCTCCAGTTAATGACGATTTTAAATCTGGGGGTTGGAATGTACAATTTTAAATAGGGATCAGTGAATCACAAGAATTTGTAATGTCATGAAGATAGATGCATTTGCCTTTTGTGTCCTTCCAAAACAGGACAATTGTTCACTATTCCCAAACAGTATGCCAAACAACAGATTACCTTAAAATGCAGTTAGTACAGCTAAATCATTCTATTACATGATGCCCCTTTGCCTTCTTAAATATCTGCACAATTCCCTGCACACCTCTGCTTTCATATAAATATTTCTGAGTAAGGTTCAAGCTGCAAAACTTTGGTCCAGAGTTTTAACCAAGTTTAGGGAGTTTGGGATCTGGAATTTTGGTGAGGTCCATTATAAAGATAGGACTGGTCTACacaattcagatccagattccaAACATCCTGAAGCATGGAGGTGTTATAAAGATCTGGGCTATTTGCAGAGTTAATAACAAAGTATATGAAGGATGGTCATAGGACCTATGATGGTTAGGACACTAACATAAGACTGAGTAGACCAAGCTTCAATTCTctggtctgccacagacttcctgtacgactctgtgcaagtcacttaccccctctgtgccttagttccccatctgtaaaatgggaataatagcatttCTCTACCTCATGGAGGTGTTATGAGAATGAATATATTAAACACTGTAAGCCGCTCAGATACTCTGATGATGGGGACTATGTAACTACcaagatagatagatattcaGATCCTGGTTTGAACACACCTGATGCTCAGGAATGTTTGGTTCCAATGAAATGGTTAAGGCCCCTCCCTAAAAATATAATAATGGCTGCATCTTGGTATTAGCCTGTCACTCAGTCAGAGAACTACATTGCATCATCTCATTTGATCATTTACTTCTGATGACGGTAATGAATGAAAATGATCACTTTATTTCtttgcagaaaacaaaacaaagctcaGGACATGCTGGTTTAGAAATAAGTGCGAACACatgcatgcagggccggtgcaaggaagttttgcgccctaggtgaaacttccaccttgcaccccccacccagctaaccccgcccctccccatggcagctaactcagcatcCGACCCAGGGAGCACCCCCCAGGGAGACTCCCCACccgccatggcagctaaccctgcctggggatcccaccccagctcacctcagctccgcctcctccactgaacacgctggcgctgctctaattctcctcctggcccaggcttgcggcgctgattggaggagattTAAGaactgggctgtgtgctcagcggagaaggcagagtggaggtgagctggggaggggagctgttgcCCTGTGCGCGCCCTCCCCCGTTACTGCGGACAGCCCTCCCTGCACACCcccccatccagctcacctccactccacctactcgcctgaggggacttttaggcgcccccaaccctgggcgccctaggcggccgcctagtttgcctaaatggttgcaccggccctgtatgcATGTAAAAATAAATCAAGTATAGTGTAACGTTCAGCTAGAACATTTGCCCCACGTATTAACCTTGACTGAAATTGATTACATCCAGAAAGAATAAAACCAGAACATATGACTGAGGGAAACACAATGGATTCTGGACTCAATGTGGAATTAGTAAGAGTATTCAGGGTGAAAAAAACACTAACCTTTTTATCCGGCTGAGGCAGTTTGAAATAGCCTACAATTGAAGCCCAAATCAGCTCCGCTGCCTCATACCACATTCCTGAAATAAAGCAGAGAAATGATCAATAAGCA
This window contains:
- the ALPK1 gene encoding alpha-protein kinase 1 isoform X3: MCSHPRFLMHRRKTRESTSSAKVYLKASIMVKDCATAAAIVFLIDRFLYWVDASSKLLRIAKGLHKLQPATPIAPQVVIRLARISVNSGKLLKAEYILSSLINDNGATGVWLYDKESDRILVQSVCIQIRGQILQKLGMWYEAAELIWASIVGYFKLPQPDKKGIATSLGILADIFVSMSEKDYNSFKNNSQVDLSLLQEFDHRLLSAAEACKLAAAFSQYTPLFVLTAVNIRGTCLLSYSYSTECPPEKREFYLSEAKESFEIGLLTKKENDPVTSRQELHSFIKAAFCLTTVHRQLYGESKKLCEVRQLCSEAMEKLYSYSTSPFTEDQDKETLAKEIMSLIMSVKGHLEVQSFPNSDARSYVPDSYKGGVEKPILCGEVNFEKILEMHSQHHRSVSEVFESTCRSQETRHREAKMGACITALKTETKNVDTMCTTEEKLHCGKYSAKISDSQNSRRSRERLSGQRRWISSNVMNVSLEEEMERKTSDKVTNDEDGIFSSLQSRSQTTSSLKSWSKLSKSSSSASWEELDCNASNKMPRDWQPREEGSVDEQCCTASTESTEENVQAGSLHSLSFQTHHLSLQESQSGCSGPSRHSLKNNMLFANRLVDASSASREGLLQGTEPERDASEQNAGDANSIDFRNNAISFMELKDAHCSGPNRPRREKISSSLAELESFEMIESRTKDSNRDFNVIHSPPQHSIVEGNAEIIDAERYKKVTEPLSRNNYVWIDPEGDTVDNTEDLSVEPHVPIGKVATTTSVSNKPKIASDSFVFNWISKSSAEMAGNESFEMPEVDTQADTEDEWEFAFSNSRSSVNNSPAMNAPRPQLSHRVEIRVSPSGRKKPEADDFNDCATTEEDEAEKYRNIPNSTHNSSSSLKSWYKSAQLSSSFSELKSPSFLNSSGSSLVFVPGRTKEQILKARFLEDADYEKLLSGVKHSWLVQRLETTGIFKARQLHKAYSALLLKYSKKSGLWTGQETAVYIGDYLSVAKEGKQRNAFWIHFLHQEETLGRYVGKEYKEEKGLLNHFIDVERQMTAQYYVTEFNKRLYEQKIPTQIFYIPSAILLILEGKSIKGCVSVEPYILGEFVKLSNNTKVVKTEYKATEYGLAFGHFSYEFSHGTDVVVDLQGWVTGNGKGLIYLTDPQIHSLNGKDVSHSTNFGEKGIYYFFNNQHVECNEICHHLSLTRPSVAEPN